A genome region from Methylobacterium sp. FF17 includes the following:
- the xdhC gene encoding xanthine dehydrogenase accessory protein XdhC, whose protein sequence is MSAGSSESLSEALAAALVAGEPAALVTLSEARGSTPREAGTAMLVMPDLVVGTIGGGTCEWAGVARARQLLAEGEAEAGLRMPLGPETGQCCGGHVTLAIRRADAGTLAALRDREAQGAAREPAVVIYGAGHVGRALALALDPLPFRTRIVDARAEEVARVSGARIARTVGAPDAVAEAAPPGAAHVVVTHSHALDSLICASLLEANTFAYLGLIGSATKRATFLSAFRAMGLDAAALDRLVCPIGGTAVRDKRPAVIAALVAAELIATFAT, encoded by the coding sequence GTGAGCGCCGGCTCATCCGAGTCGCTGTCCGAGGCCCTGGCGGCCGCCCTCGTGGCGGGCGAGCCGGCGGCCCTGGTTACCCTGTCGGAAGCGCGGGGATCGACACCCCGCGAGGCCGGCACCGCCATGCTGGTGATGCCGGATCTGGTCGTCGGCACCATCGGCGGCGGCACCTGCGAGTGGGCGGGCGTTGCCCGTGCCCGGCAACTCCTGGCCGAGGGAGAGGCCGAGGCCGGGCTGCGCATGCCGCTCGGGCCCGAGACCGGCCAGTGCTGCGGCGGGCACGTCACCCTGGCGATCCGCCGGGCCGATGCCGGCACCCTCGCGGCCCTGCGCGACCGGGAGGCGCAGGGCGCGGCGCGCGAGCCTGCCGTGGTGATCTACGGGGCCGGCCATGTCGGACGGGCCCTGGCGCTGGCCCTCGACCCGCTGCCCTTCCGCACCCGGATCGTCGATGCCCGGGCGGAAGAGGTCGCGCGCGTCTCGGGGGCTCGCATCGCGCGCACGGTCGGCGCGCCGGACGCCGTGGCCGAGGCCGCGCCACCGGGCGCGGCCCACGTGGTGGTCACGCACAGCCACGCCCTCGACAGCCTGATCTGCGCCAGCCTGCTGGAAGCGAACACCTTCGCCTATCTCGGCCTGATCGGGTCCGCCACGAAGCGGGCCACCTTCCTCTCCGCCTTCCGGGCGATGGGGCTCGACGCGGCCGCGCTCGACCGCCTCGTCTGCCCGATCGGCGGCACGGCGGTGCGCGACAAGCGCCCGGCCGTGATCGCCGCCCTGGTGGCGGCCGAACTGATCGCGACCTTCGCGACCTGA
- a CDS encoding ABC transporter permease: MTPDIVQMVLVTIVAAATPLMIAAIGELVAERAGVLNLGVEGMMVLGAAAGFAVAVETGSTLLGALAGAGAGLALSALFGILTVVLSANQVASGLAMTILGLGLSGLVGGSYVGLKREAAPHLDWPGLTDLPGIGRLLFGQDAFVYLAFALVAGVWWFLWRTRAGLTLRAIGDDHTATHALGLKVRKVRFLAVLFGGACAGLAGAYLSLAYTPFWAPAMTAGRGWIALALVVFASWRPLRVLAGAMLFGGATVLQLHAQAAGLGLPGQALSALPYLATILALVLLSLGRRHGGSLAPAALGRVFTPHR; this comes from the coding sequence ATGACCCCCGATATCGTCCAGATGGTCCTCGTCACCATCGTGGCCGCCGCGACCCCGCTGATGATCGCGGCGATCGGCGAACTCGTGGCGGAGCGGGCCGGCGTCCTCAACCTCGGGGTCGAGGGCATGATGGTGCTGGGGGCGGCCGCCGGATTCGCGGTGGCGGTGGAGACCGGCTCGACGCTTCTCGGCGCGCTGGCTGGCGCCGGTGCCGGGCTCGCCCTCTCGGCCCTGTTCGGCATCCTCACCGTGGTGCTCAGCGCCAACCAGGTCGCCTCGGGTCTCGCCATGACCATCCTCGGCCTCGGGCTCTCGGGCCTCGTCGGCGGGTCCTATGTGGGCCTCAAGCGCGAGGCGGCGCCGCACCTGGACTGGCCCGGGCTGACCGACCTGCCCGGCATCGGTCGCCTCCTCTTCGGGCAGGACGCCTTCGTCTACCTCGCCTTCGCGCTGGTGGCGGGCGTGTGGTGGTTCCTGTGGCGCACCCGCGCCGGCCTGACCCTGCGCGCCATCGGCGACGACCACACCGCCACCCATGCGCTCGGGCTCAAGGTCCGAAAGGTGCGCTTCCTCGCCGTCCTGTTCGGCGGCGCCTGCGCGGGGCTCGCCGGGGCCTACCTGTCGCTCGCCTACACGCCGTTCTGGGCGCCGGCGATGACGGCCGGGCGCGGCTGGATCGCCCTCGCCCTCGTGGTCTTCGCCTCCTGGCGCCCGCTGCGGGTGCTCGCCGGCGCGATGCTGTTCGGGGGCGCCACCGTGCTCCAGCTGCACGCCCAGGCCGCCGGCCTCGGCCTGCCCGGCCAGGCGCTCTCCGCCCTGCCCTACCTCGCCACCATCCTGGCCCTGGTCTTGCTCTCCCTCGGGCGACGCCACGGCGGTTCCCTCGCCCCGGCCGCGCTGGGCCGGGTCTTCACGCCGCACCGTTGA
- the xdhA gene encoding xanthine dehydrogenase small subunit codes for MRHAIRFLLGHEERTIEACDPTLTVLDWLRGPERLTGTKEGCNEGDCGACTVVVVRPEGPPGTERLRYRTVDACITFLGMLDGCQLLTVEHLRGTDGSLHPVQRLMVEEHGSQCGFCTPGFVMSLFAMTKDLPAARGEVWQSASPIDDALAGNLCRCTGYAPIVRAAERALAAPEVDAFDVARDATLARLLALRDDETVAVSGPRGRFFAPATVPALTDLVAEYPHATIVAGATDVALWVTKGLRVLDPVIWLGRVRDLATVADTPQGLQIGAGVTLAAAGAALAELHPDLGELFRRHGAAQTRNAGTLGGNIANGSPIGDAAPALIALGATLHLASRRGTRTLPLEDFFVAYGRQDRAADEIVTGVTIPRLPDGARLAVHKISKRFDEDISAVLGAFRLTLENGTIRQARIAYGGMAGTPKRAVQAEAALVGQALDAAVVPAFKAALAQDFTPLSDMRASAGYRLKVAGNLIERLIYESAPEAPETRLAAIGSPAHA; via the coding sequence ATGAGACACGCCATCCGCTTCCTCCTCGGCCACGAGGAGCGCACGATCGAGGCCTGCGACCCGACGCTGACGGTGCTCGACTGGCTGCGCGGCCCTGAGCGGCTGACCGGCACCAAGGAGGGCTGCAACGAGGGCGATTGCGGCGCCTGTACCGTCGTCGTCGTCCGCCCCGAGGGGCCGCCCGGCACCGAGCGCCTGCGCTACCGGACCGTGGATGCCTGCATCACGTTCCTCGGCATGCTCGACGGTTGTCAGCTTCTCACCGTCGAGCACCTGCGCGGGACCGACGGCAGTCTGCACCCGGTTCAGCGCCTGATGGTGGAGGAGCACGGCTCGCAATGCGGCTTCTGCACGCCGGGCTTCGTGATGTCCCTGTTCGCGATGACCAAGGACCTGCCGGCCGCGCGCGGCGAGGTCTGGCAATCGGCAAGCCCCATCGACGACGCGCTCGCGGGCAACCTCTGCCGCTGCACCGGCTACGCGCCCATCGTGCGTGCCGCCGAGCGGGCGCTGGCAGCCCCCGAGGTGGATGCCTTCGATGTCGCCCGCGACGCCACCCTCGCCCGGCTGCTGGCCCTGCGGGACGACGAGACCGTGGCGGTCTCCGGCCCCAGGGGCCGCTTCTTCGCCCCCGCCACCGTCCCGGCCCTGACCGACCTCGTCGCCGAATACCCGCACGCCACGATCGTGGCCGGCGCCACCGACGTCGCCCTCTGGGTCACCAAGGGCCTGCGCGTGCTCGATCCGGTGATCTGGCTGGGGCGGGTCCGCGACCTCGCCACCGTCGCGGACACGCCGCAGGGCCTGCAGATCGGGGCCGGCGTGACCCTGGCGGCGGCCGGCGCGGCCCTGGCCGAACTCCATCCCGACCTCGGCGAACTCTTCCGGCGCCACGGCGCGGCCCAGACCCGCAATGCCGGCACGCTGGGCGGCAACATCGCCAACGGCTCGCCCATCGGCGACGCGGCGCCCGCCCTCATCGCGCTCGGCGCCACGCTCCATCTCGCGAGCCGGCGTGGCACCCGCACCCTGCCCCTGGAGGACTTCTTCGTCGCCTATGGCCGCCAGGACCGGGCCGCCGACGAGATCGTCACGGGTGTCACGATCCCGCGGCTGCCGGATGGCGCGCGGCTGGCCGTCCATAAGATCTCGAAGCGCTTCGACGAGGACATCTCCGCCGTCCTCGGGGCCTTCCGGCTGACCCTGGAAAACGGCACGATCCGGCAGGCGCGCATCGCCTACGGGGGCATGGCCGGGACCCCGAAGCGGGCAGTGCAGGCCGAGGCCGCGCTGGTGGGCCAAGCCCTCGACGCCGCCGTGGTGCCCGCCTTCAAGGCGGCGCTCGCGCAGGATTTCACGCCGCTCTCGGACATGCGCGCCTCGGCCGGCTACCGTCTCAAGGTCGCCGGAAACCTGATCGAGCGCCTGATCTACGAGAGCGCCCCGGAGGCGCCGGAAACCCGCCTCGCGGCGATCGGGAGCCCGGCCCATGCTTGA
- a CDS encoding BMP family ABC transporter substrate-binding protein — translation MRILQGAVLAILALGIGGAQAQEKPGAKLKVGFVYVGPVADYGYSFQHDQSRKALAAALGDRVETSFLENVPEADSERSIESLARSGHGLIFTTSFGFMEPTLKVARKFPKLKFEHATGYKRSANVATYSARFYEGRYICGEIAGRLSKTGTLGYIASFPIPEVVSGINAFMLGAQSVNPNIKLKIVWVNTWFDPGKEAEAAKALLAQGADILSQHTDSAAPLQEAEKQGKRAFGQSSDQMRFAPKAQLTSIVDDWDGYVVGRAKAVLDGTWASQDTWGGIKDGMVVLAPFANMPDDVKAKAEASKKAIADGTLHPFRGPVIKQDGTEAVKGGETAPDPMILGMNWYVKGIDDKLPQ, via the coding sequence ATGCGGATTCTTCAGGGGGCCGTGCTGGCCATCCTCGCCCTCGGAATCGGCGGGGCGCAGGCACAGGAGAAGCCGGGCGCGAAGCTGAAGGTCGGCTTCGTCTACGTGGGTCCGGTCGCCGATTACGGCTACTCGTTCCAGCACGATCAGAGCCGAAAGGCGCTCGCCGCGGCGCTGGGCGACCGGGTCGAGACCAGCTTCCTCGAGAACGTGCCGGAGGCCGACAGCGAGCGCTCCATCGAAAGCCTGGCCCGCTCCGGCCACGGCCTGATCTTCACCACCTCGTTCGGCTTCATGGAGCCGACCCTGAAGGTTGCCAGGAAATTCCCCAAGCTGAAGTTCGAGCACGCCACGGGCTACAAGCGCTCGGCCAACGTCGCCACCTACTCGGCCCGGTTCTACGAGGGGCGCTACATCTGCGGCGAGATCGCGGGCCGCCTTTCGAAGACCGGCACGCTCGGCTACATCGCCTCCTTCCCGATCCCCGAGGTGGTGAGCGGCATCAACGCCTTCATGCTCGGCGCGCAGAGCGTGAACCCCAACATCAAGCTCAAGATCGTCTGGGTGAACACCTGGTTCGACCCGGGCAAGGAGGCCGAGGCCGCGAAAGCCCTGCTGGCGCAGGGCGCCGACATCCTGTCCCAGCATACGGATTCGGCGGCCCCCCTCCAGGAGGCCGAGAAGCAGGGGAAACGCGCCTTCGGCCAGTCCTCCGACCAGATGCGCTTCGCCCCCAAGGCCCAGCTCACCTCCATCGTGGACGACTGGGACGGCTACGTCGTCGGGCGCGCCAAGGCCGTCCTCGACGGCACCTGGGCAAGCCAGGACACCTGGGGCGGCATCAAGGACGGCATGGTCGTGCTGGCGCCCTTCGCCAACATGCCCGATGATGTGAAGGCCAAGGCCGAGGCCAGCAAGAAGGCGATCGCGGACGGCACGCTCCACCCGTTCCGCGGCCCGGTGATCAAGCAGGACGGCACCGAGGCGGTGAAGGGGGGCGAGACCGCTCCCGACCCGATGATCCTGGGCATGAACTGGTACGTGAAGGGCATCGACGACAAGCTGCCGCAATAG
- the uraD gene encoding 2-oxo-4-hydroxy-4-carboxy-5-ureidoimidazoline decarboxylase: MPTLDDLNHAAPGDVVATLGAVFEHAPWVAEAAAGRRPFATVEALLGAMREAVEAAPEAARLELLTNHPELAGRAARDGAIAPDSIAEQASAGLDRLSEAEYARFAALNADYRARFGFPFILCVKRHGRASLLGAFATRLASDPETERATALAEVFRIAAIRLATLVDGPGTPRTTGRVSTHVLDTAAGRPAPGVAVELHEWVSDTETALVARAVTNADGRTDAPLIHGRPVPIAAYELRFRIGDHFRATQPGLPEPPFLDIVALRFGAADPEGHYHVPLVASPWSYQTYRGS; the protein is encoded by the coding sequence ATGCCGACCCTCGACGACCTGAACCACGCCGCCCCCGGCGATGTCGTCGCCACCCTCGGGGCGGTGTTCGAGCACGCGCCCTGGGTCGCCGAGGCGGCCGCCGGGCGACGGCCCTTCGCCACCGTGGAGGCCCTGCTCGGCGCCATGCGGGAGGCGGTGGAGGCTGCCCCCGAGGCGGCCCGGCTCGAACTTCTGACCAACCACCCCGAGCTTGCCGGACGCGCGGCCCGCGACGGCGCGATCGCGCCCGATTCCATCGCCGAGCAGGCCTCGGCCGGGCTCGACCGGCTCTCGGAGGCGGAATACGCGCGCTTCGCGGCGCTCAATGCGGATTACCGCGCCCGCTTCGGGTTCCCCTTCATCCTCTGCGTCAAGCGCCATGGCCGCGCCTCGCTGCTGGGGGCCTTCGCGACCCGCCTCGCCAGTGACCCGGAGACGGAGCGCGCCACCGCCCTCGCGGAAGTCTTCCGCATCGCCGCAATCCGCCTCGCCACCCTGGTCGACGGGCCCGGAACACCGCGCACCACGGGGCGGGTCTCCACCCATGTCCTCGACACGGCGGCGGGTCGACCGGCGCCGGGGGTGGCGGTGGAGCTCCACGAATGGGTATCGGACACCGAGACGGCGCTGGTCGCCCGGGCCGTGACCAACGCGGACGGACGCACGGACGCGCCCCTGATCCACGGACGCCCGGTGCCGATCGCTGCCTACGAACTGCGCTTCCGGATCGGCGACCATTTCCGGGCGACCCAGCCGGGTCTGCCCGAGCCGCCCTTCCTGGACATCGTCGCGCTGCGCTTCGGCGCCGCCGACCCGGAGGGGCACTACCACGTGCCGCTGGTGGCGAGTCCGTGGAGCTACCAGACCTATCGCGGGAGCTGA
- the xdhB gene encoding xanthine dehydrogenase molybdopterin binding subunit — MLDHTPPPPKADDRIAGGAHAPRIHDSAVRHVSGGATYIDDMPEPAGLLHVCLGLSERAHARLVSVDLDPVRAAHGVVAVFTAADVPGVNEISSSHRNDEPMLAEDTVSYRGQPIFAVAALTRDAARRAARLAQIAYEDLAPVLTYREARADGTLVWPPMTLKRGDADAVLAESPGIVRGRMGIGGQEHFYLEGQIALAMPGEDDEVTVHTSTQHPSEAQALVAKVLGTVNSAVTAEVRRMGGGFGGKESQSNLFACVAALVAKKTGRAAKIRPDRDDDMVITGKRHDFEVDYLVGHDAEGKILAVDMQLAARCGWAADLSGPVTDRALFHADNCYHYPAVHLTSRPYRTNTQSNTAFRGFGGPQGMVAAERVIEEVAYACGLDPLEVRKRNFYGTGSDNVTPYHQTISDNCIRDLVAQLEADCDYAGRRAALHAANASSPVIKRGIALTPVKFGISFTSTAYNQAGALVHIYNDGSVGLNHGGTEMGQGLYVKVAQVVAEEFQIDADRVRITATTTGKVPNTSATAASSGADLNGMAAQAAARTLKERLVSFAAEAWSVAPETVLFLPNRVRVGNQEIAWGELIHKAYLARVQLSATGFYKTPTIHWDRDAGRGHPFYYFAYGAACVQAAVDTLTGEYRIERADILHDCGRSLNPAVDKGQIEGGFIQGLGWLTTEELWWDDRGSLRTHAPSTYKIPACGDRPRIFNVALYANENREATIYRSKAVGEPPLMLGIAGLHALSDAVASVAGHRYCPRLDAPATPERVLDAVERMRALAGLP, encoded by the coding sequence ATGCTTGACCACACGCCCCCGCCCCCGAAGGCGGACGACCGGATCGCCGGTGGCGCCCACGCGCCGCGCATCCACGACAGCGCGGTCCGCCATGTCAGCGGTGGGGCCACCTACATCGACGACATGCCCGAGCCGGCCGGGCTGCTGCATGTCTGCCTGGGCCTCAGCGAGCGGGCCCATGCCCGCCTCGTCTCGGTGGACCTCGACCCCGTGCGCGCGGCGCATGGCGTGGTGGCGGTGTTCACGGCCGCCGACGTGCCGGGCGTCAACGAGATCTCGTCCTCGCACCGCAATGACGAGCCGATGCTGGCCGAGGACACCGTCTCTTATCGCGGCCAGCCGATCTTCGCGGTGGCGGCCCTGACCCGCGACGCGGCGCGCCGGGCCGCGCGTCTCGCGCAGATCGCCTACGAGGATCTCGCGCCCGTCCTGACCTATCGCGAGGCCCGCGCGGACGGCACCTTGGTCTGGCCGCCCATGACCCTGAAGCGCGGCGATGCGGACGCGGTGCTGGCGGAAAGCCCCGGCATCGTTCGGGGCCGCATGGGCATCGGCGGCCAGGAGCACTTCTACCTCGAGGGACAGATCGCCCTGGCGATGCCGGGCGAGGACGACGAGGTCACGGTCCATACCTCGACGCAGCACCCCTCCGAGGCCCAGGCCCTGGTGGCCAAGGTGCTGGGTACCGTGAATTCCGCCGTGACGGCCGAGGTGCGCCGCATGGGCGGCGGCTTCGGCGGCAAGGAGAGCCAGTCGAACCTGTTCGCCTGCGTGGCGGCCCTGGTGGCGAAGAAGACCGGCCGCGCCGCCAAGATCCGGCCCGACCGCGACGACGACATGGTCATCACCGGCAAGCGCCACGATTTCGAGGTGGACTACCTCGTGGGCCACGATGCCGAGGGGAAGATTCTCGCGGTGGACATGCAGCTCGCCGCGCGCTGCGGCTGGGCCGCCGACCTGTCGGGCCCGGTCACCGACCGTGCCCTGTTCCACGCCGACAATTGCTACCACTACCCGGCGGTGCACCTGACCTCGCGGCCCTACCGCACGAACACTCAGTCGAACACCGCCTTCCGGGGCTTCGGCGGGCCGCAGGGCATGGTGGCGGCCGAGCGGGTGATCGAGGAGGTGGCCTATGCCTGCGGCCTCGACCCGCTGGAGGTGCGCAAGCGCAACTTCTACGGGACCGGGAGCGACAACGTCACGCCCTACCACCAGACGATTTCCGACAACTGCATCCGGGACTTGGTGGCACAGCTGGAAGCCGATTGTGATTATGCCGGTCGTCGCGCGGCCCTGCATGCAGCCAATGCATCGAGCCCGGTGATCAAGCGGGGCATCGCGCTGACGCCGGTGAAATTCGGCATCTCCTTCACCTCCACCGCCTACAACCAGGCCGGCGCCCTGGTGCACATCTACAACGACGGCTCGGTGGGGCTGAATCACGGCGGCACCGAGATGGGCCAGGGCCTCTACGTCAAGGTGGCGCAGGTGGTGGCGGAGGAGTTCCAGATCGACGCCGACCGGGTCCGCATCACCGCGACAACCACGGGCAAGGTGCCCAACACCTCGGCCACCGCCGCGTCCTCCGGGGCCGACCTCAACGGCATGGCCGCGCAGGCCGCTGCCCGGACGCTGAAGGAGCGTCTCGTCTCCTTCGCGGCCGAAGCCTGGAGCGTCGCTCCGGAAACGGTGCTGTTCCTGCCCAACCGGGTCCGGGTGGGGAACCAGGAGATCGCCTGGGGCGAGCTGATCCACAAGGCGTATCTCGCCCGCGTGCAGCTCTCGGCCACGGGCTTCTACAAGACGCCGACCATCCACTGGGACCGGGACGCGGGCCGGGGCCACCCGTTCTACTACTTCGCCTACGGTGCGGCCTGCGTGCAGGCGGCGGTCGACACGCTGACCGGCGAGTACCGGATCGAGCGGGCCGACATCCTGCACGATTGCGGCCGTTCCCTGAACCCGGCGGTGGACAAGGGCCAGATCGAGGGCGGCTTCATCCAGGGCCTCGGCTGGCTCACCACGGAGGAATTGTGGTGGGACGACCGGGGCTCGCTACGCACTCACGCCCCCTCCACCTACAAGATCCCCGCCTGTGGCGACCGCCCGCGCATCTTCAACGTGGCCCTCTACGCGAACGAGAACCGCGAGGCGACGATCTACCGCTCCAAGGCGGTGGGCGAGCCGCCCCTGATGCTCGGCATCGCCGGCCTGCACGCGCTCTCGGACGCGGTGGCGAGCGTCGCCGGTCACCGGTACTGCCCCCGCCTCGACGCGCCGGCGACCCCGGAGCGCGTACTGGATGCCGTCGAGCGGATGCGGGCGCTGGCCGGGTTGCCGTGA